Proteins from a single region of Sphaerodactylus townsendi isolate TG3544 unplaced genomic scaffold, MPM_Stown_v2.3 scaffold_19, whole genome shotgun sequence:
- the TMEM249 gene encoding cation channel sperm-associated auxiliary subunit TMEM249, translating to MAPFPEEGSSVAHGCYGAHQFHSSGVTTRLRGTCCGRQLSWGLFGSTGASSRSSLRQRNSPAPTCGPMGLNVSVFRGPLALWDFSCKNPEKNLSQKLQGNKFFPFQVMQPKVFVMEYYKDMLWKGALVFVVSLVASVFYFRAEMGSQNFSGFFIYGMIIGLWLIISNMHKRRLIINHNKELYQFYIKGCLWQEGPLYQIYVRLVAQRDAYGKLFYSLIINGYRLEVLTLANLSSKFEQIDILGRRIARNLNLNYFDYEDISTRHVIRHRPPEDQEEEEEFAEDQYV from the exons ATGGCCCCGTTTCCAGAGGAGGGGAGTTCTGTTGCTCACGGTTGCTATGGGGCCCACCAGTTCCACAGCTCTGGAGTGACCACGAGACTCCGGGGGACCTGCTGTGGACGCCAGCTCTCGTGGGGCCTCTTTGGTTCGACTGGAGCTTCAAG cAGGTCTTCCCTGAGACAGAGGaacagccccgcccccacctgtGGCCCCATGGGGCTGAACGTGTCCGTCTTCCGGGGGCCCTTGGCCCTTTGGGATTTCAGCTGCAAAAATCCAGAGAAAAATCTCTCCCAGAAGCTCCAAGGGAACAAGTTTTTCCCATTCCAGGTGATGCAGCCCAAAG TGTTTGTGATGGAGTACTACAAGGACATGCTCTGGAAAGGGGCCCTGGTCTTCGTGGTCTCTCTGGTGGCCAGCGTCTTCTACTTCAGGGCAGAGATG GGCTCCCAAAACTTCTCTGGCTTCTTCATCTACGGCATGATCATTGGGCTGTGGCTCATCATCAGCAACATGCACAAGCGGCGGCTCATCATCAACCACAACAAGGAACTGTACCAGTTCTACATCAAGGGCTGTCTCTGGCAGGAGGGGCCCTTGTACCAGATCTACGTGCGCCTCGTGGCCCAGCGGGACG CCTACGGGAAATTGTTCTACAGCCTCATCATTAACGGATACCGCCTGGAGGTGCTCACCTTGGCCAATCTCTCCAGCAAGTTCGAG caaaTAGATATTCTGGGGCGCCGCATCGCCCGCAATCTGAACCTCAACTACTTTGATTACGAAGACATCTCCACGCGCCACGTGATCCGCCACAGGCCCCCTGaggaccaggaggaggaggaagagttcgCTGAGGACCAGtatgtgtga